A genomic window from Ignavibacteria bacterium includes:
- a CDS encoding lysophospholipid acyltransferase family protein: MNFLLYVLFSLLKVIIPIFPLGFIRLLAKLIGKMFYYIIPVRKKTAISNLQLAFPGKSKAEINKTVKGCYINVITVIAEFFYMRKLTAGELTKQMKVKNINIFNEKLKQGKGIILISAHYGNWELTAFGVSKLINVPFNVIVKEQTNKRVNEGINKIRTYSGNKMLDMRNSLRGILTVLKNNGIAAMLGDQSAPKENVKVDFFIKGVPTYEGTARIAIKTGAAVLFGVSTRDHDGTYSLEMHEIDTSKYKEPTEENIKALTQDHVNLLVEYIKLRPDHWLWFHRRFKNVV, encoded by the coding sequence ATGAATTTTCTGCTTTACGTATTATTTTCATTGCTTAAGGTGATAATACCGATTTTTCCGCTTGGATTTATCAGGTTACTTGCAAAGCTTATAGGTAAAATGTTCTATTATATAATACCGGTTCGGAAAAAAACCGCAATCAGCAATTTGCAGCTAGCTTTCCCCGGGAAAAGTAAAGCTGAAATTAATAAAACAGTTAAAGGCTGTTATATAAATGTAATAACCGTAATTGCTGAGTTTTTTTATATGAGAAAGCTTACAGCCGGTGAGCTTACAAAACAAATGAAGGTTAAAAATATCAATATTTTTAACGAGAAGCTGAAACAGGGCAAAGGAATTATTCTGATAAGCGCACATTACGGCAACTGGGAATTAACTGCATTTGGTGTAAGCAAATTAATTAATGTTCCTTTTAATGTAATTGTTAAAGAGCAGACCAATAAAAGAGTCAACGAAGGAATAAATAAGATACGGACTTACAGCGGAAACAAAATGCTCGATATGCGGAATTCACTCAGGGGGATACTGACAGTATTAAAAAATAACGGTATTGCAGCGATGCTTGGAGATCAATCAGCCCCAAAGGAAAATGTGAAGGTTGATTTTTTTATTAAAGGTGTGCCAACGTATGAAGGAACGGCAAGGATAGCGATCAAAACCGGGGCAGCGGTATTGTTCGGTGTATCTACCAGAGATCATGACGGAACTTATTCACTGGAAATGCATGAAATAGATACATCAAAATATAAAGAACCGACTGAAGAAAATATAAAAGCCTTAACACAAGATCATGTAAACCTGCTTGTTGAGTATATCAAATTAAGGCCTGATCACTGGCTATGGTTTCACAGGAGGTTTAAGAATGTTGTTTGA
- a CDS encoding DUF4239 domain-containing protein encodes MEFILDWHPAIALTFLSSITVLISYLGLKIVRKFYTEDVLKQNHEVGGFIFNAFGIIYAVLVAFVVFATWEEYDNSKKNVEIESIELADIFHNSKALPEPYRQQVIPLLRKYTEDVLNDEWKLLEQGQPSERAKESFSNIWTFFATMDRAVIKNEIAYQETLKHLNDAGERRRMRIFDSSNNIPGIIWVVLLFGSVVTVIYTYFFYAKNIIHQFVMTSALTVLNTLILYMILILDNPFSGYIKIDPKPFEYVIQLLNRGM; translated from the coding sequence ATGGAATTTATTTTAGACTGGCACCCCGCTATTGCTTTAACATTTTTAAGTTCAATTACAGTGTTAATTTCCTACCTTGGATTAAAGATAGTAAGGAAATTTTACACCGAAGATGTACTTAAACAAAACCATGAAGTAGGAGGATTTATTTTCAATGCCTTCGGCATAATTTATGCCGTTTTGGTAGCCTTCGTTGTTTTTGCAACTTGGGAAGAATATGATAACTCAAAAAAGAATGTTGAAATTGAATCTATAGAGCTTGCCGATATATTCCATAATTCAAAAGCTCTGCCGGAACCATACAGGCAGCAGGTTATTCCATTGCTGAGGAAATACACAGAAGATGTTTTAAATGATGAATGGAAGCTGCTGGAACAGGGCCAGCCAAGCGAAAGAGCAAAGGAAAGCTTTAGTAATATCTGGACTTTCTTTGCAACTATGGACCGCGCTGTAATTAAGAATGAAATTGCTTACCAGGAAACCCTTAAGCATCTTAATGATGCAGGTGAGAGAAGAAGGATGAGGATATTTGACAGCAGTAATAATATTCCCGGGATAATTTGGGTAGTATTGCTGTTCGGCTCTGTTGTAACTGTTATATATACTTATTTTTTCTATGCAAAAAATATCATACACCAGTTTGTAATGACATCAGCTTTAACCGTACTTAATACTTTAATACTATATATGATCTTGATCCTTGATAATCCTTTCAGCGGTTATATAA
- the rfbD gene encoding dTDP-4-dehydrorhamnose reductase, with translation MNKPKKILITGANGLLGQKTTELFRHETQHEVILTDLHDNAYESRGFDYFPMDITKKEEVKDAVKKYLPDIIINTAAYTNVDGCETDRELSWKVNVDAVKHFIIASRVNSSKIIHISTDYIFDGKSGNYSETSKPNPLSYYGKSKLAAENALVTSGIDFAIIRTMIIYGTGKNLRPNFAVWLINMLSEKNTVTIVDDQFGMPTMVDDLGWALVKMVDLNKSGIYNVCGSEYLSRYEFAVKLAEIFGFNENLIKPIKTTDLNQAASRPMNSSFILLKAKTDLDLKPLNVTEGLSLLKVQLGL, from the coding sequence TTGAATAAACCTAAAAAAATATTAATCACCGGCGCTAACGGCCTGCTTGGGCAGAAAACAACCGAGCTTTTCAGGCATGAAACTCAGCATGAAGTGATCTTAACTGACCTGCATGATAATGCATATGAATCACGCGGATTTGATTATTTCCCGATGGATATCACCAAAAAGGAAGAAGTTAAAGATGCCGTGAAGAAATATCTTCCTGATATTATAATTAATACCGCTGCTTATACCAATGTTGATGGATGTGAAACCGACCGTGAATTAAGCTGGAAGGTTAATGTGGATGCAGTAAAGCATTTTATTATCGCATCAAGAGTTAATTCTTCTAAAATAATTCATATTTCCACTGACTATATCTTTGACGGCAAATCAGGCAATTACAGTGAAACATCAAAGCCAAATCCTTTGAGCTATTACGGTAAAAGCAAGCTTGCCGCTGAAAATGCTCTGGTAACCAGCGGGATAGATTTCGCAATAATAAGGACAATGATCATTTATGGTACAGGTAAGAATCTAAGGCCAAATTTCGCGGTGTGGCTGATAAATATGCTTTCCGAAAAGAACACTGTCACTATTGTTGATGACCAGTTCGGTATGCCAACCATGGTTGATGACCTAGGATGGGCTTTGGTAAAAATGGTTGACCTGAATAAATCAGGTATTTATAATGTTTGCGGCAGCGAATATTTAAGCAGGTATGAATTTGCGGTCAAGCTGGCTGAAATTTTCGGCTTCAACGAAAACCTGATAAAGCCAATAAAGACAACAGACCTTAACCAGGCTGCTTCGAGGCCTATGAACTCGAGCTTTATACTGCTTAAAGCTAAAACAGATCTCGACCTGAAACCGCTGAATGTAACCGAAGGCTTAAGCCTTCTTAAAGTTCAGCTTGGATTGTAA
- a CDS encoding aldo/keto reductase family protein, with translation MKYRQLGKYGLRLSAIGIGSWLTYGMSINDKTALNCIKTALDEGVIFFDTADIYNKGEAELSLGRIFFDELKIRREDVVIASKCFWPMSQNPNDQGLSRKHVFESVHKSLKRLKTEYIDLYQCHRHDPNTPMEEICRSFNDLILQGKLLYWGVSEWSAENINEAAAVCEKYNLHRPVSNQPQYNIIRPQIETNGVMAACEKYGMGEVVWSPLAQGLLSGKYSGGKIPGDSRAANEKVNHFIKESISNTKLLEQVDKFTELAKSIEATPSQLALAWCLRKENITSAITSASKPEQVTENCKAAEIDFSPALEQAVKEIFS, from the coding sequence ATGAAATACAGGCAGCTTGGTAAATATGGCTTAAGGCTTTCGGCAATTGGTATTGGCAGCTGGTTGACTTATGGAATGTCAATTAATGATAAAACCGCCTTAAATTGCATAAAAACAGCCCTTGATGAAGGTGTAATTTTCTTTGATACAGCAGATATCTATAATAAAGGCGAAGCTGAGCTTTCTTTAGGCCGGATATTTTTTGATGAGCTGAAAATCAGGCGTGAAGATGTTGTGATTGCATCAAAATGTTTCTGGCCCATGTCGCAAAATCCAAATGACCAGGGACTTTCCAGAAAGCATGTTTTTGAATCTGTTCATAAATCGCTAAAACGGCTTAAAACAGAATACATAGATCTTTATCAATGCCACAGGCATGACCCCAATACCCCGATGGAAGAAATTTGCCGTTCATTCAATGATCTTATCCTGCAGGGAAAATTATTATACTGGGGTGTAAGTGAATGGTCTGCTGAAAATATCAATGAAGCGGCAGCGGTATGTGAAAAATATAACCTGCACAGGCCGGTCAGCAATCAGCCGCAATACAATATTATCCGCCCGCAAATCGAAACGAACGGAGTAATGGCAGCATGCGAAAAATACGGAATGGGTGAGGTGGTTTGGTCACCGCTTGCACAGGGCTTGCTGAGCGGCAAATATTCAGGTGGCAAAATACCTGGTGATTCGCGGGCAGCAAACGAAAAAGTAAACCATTTTATAAAAGAGAGCATAAGCAATACAAAGCTTCTTGAGCAGGTTGATAAATTCACGGAACTGGCCAAAAGTATCGAAGCAACACCTTCACAGCTTGCGCTGGCATGGTGCCTGCGAAAAGAAAATATTACCAGTGCTATTACCAGCGCTTCCAAGCCCGAACAGGTAACAGAAAACTGTAAAGCTGCTGAAATTGATTTTTCGCCCGCCTTAGAGCAGGCTGTAAAGGAGATCTTCTCTTAA
- a CDS encoding glycosyltransferase family 9 protein has translation MKNKKILIIQTAFLGDVILALPMVQTIKAHLPDTEIDFLCIPSTESVLQNHPAIHSVIPYDKKGGDKLDKFIEVLNEIREVEYDVVISPHRFFRSALLTYYSESKVRIGFEENSLRFLLTNKVKYVKDKHEILRNLELIRQIPGLQYDEKKVSLTPRLYPTTLQKDRVRQLLIHKANLVSLAPCSKWFTKQLPAEKALEICKLLLLKGYNVALLGGESDAEYCNALEQKVNDDSLMNLCGKLSPLESYEVMTYSKALVSADSAAQHLGSASGIPIVLIYGSTDISFGFYPLTSKYKIAEIDSLECRPCTDHGRDKCPLGHFKCMVDQSAEKIVALMEELI, from the coding sequence ATGAAAAATAAAAAAATATTAATAATACAAACAGCATTTCTTGGAGATGTTATCCTGGCGCTGCCAATGGTGCAGACCATTAAAGCTCATTTGCCGGATACAGAGATAGATTTTTTATGCATACCATCAACAGAAAGTGTGCTTCAAAATCATCCTGCAATACACTCTGTAATTCCGTATGATAAAAAAGGCGGCGATAAGCTGGATAAATTCATCGAAGTTTTGAATGAGATCCGTGAGGTTGAATATGATGTTGTTATATCACCCCACAGATTTTTCCGCAGCGCGCTGCTTACTTATTACAGTGAAAGCAAAGTACGCATAGGATTCGAAGAAAATTCCCTGCGTTTTTTATTAACCAATAAAGTTAAATATGTAAAAGATAAGCATGAAATATTGCGCAATCTTGAGCTTATCAGGCAGATCCCGGGTTTACAATATGATGAAAAAAAAGTATCCTTAACGCCAAGGCTGTATCCAACCACACTGCAAAAAGACAGGGTAAGGCAATTGCTTATTCACAAAGCAAACCTGGTAAGCCTGGCACCGTGCTCTAAATGGTTTACAAAACAGCTTCCGGCTGAAAAGGCATTGGAAATATGTAAATTATTGCTGTTAAAGGGTTATAATGTAGCCTTGTTGGGCGGAGAAAGTGACGCAGAATACTGCAATGCACTTGAACAAAAAGTAAATGATGACTCTCTTATGAACCTTTGCGGAAAGCTTAGCCCGCTTGAATCCTATGAAGTTATGACATATTCCAAAGCATTAGTAAGTGCAGATTCCGCCGCGCAGCATTTAGGCTCTGCAAGCGGTATCCCGATAGTTTTGATCTATGGTTCTACAGATATTTCATTCGGATTTTACCCGCTTACCTCTAAATATAAAATTGCAGAAATTGATTCACTTGAGTGCAGGCCCTGTACGGATCACGGCAGGGATAAATGCCCGTTGGGACATTTTAAATGTATGGTTGACCAGAGCGCTGAGAAGATAGTTGCTTTGATGGAAGAATTGATATGA
- a CDS encoding carbohydrate kinase family protein has product MKLAVIGEPCMDYIHKGAFTTQKQFGGILYSLVSLAVISKGNAVVYPVMNLGEDEFENVTGFLKTIGNIDLSYIKKTSHKTRVVNLFYKDKDSVLNVSTKKTYDREENSTEPTLPVQYEQVKELLPELDGILVNLVSGVDLALESLQKIRSNFNGYIHMDLHNLVMQTFPDGTRKQMPVAKWQSWVSRPDTLQMNESELNILTGENVTEYQTAAKILSSGYTRSLVVTRGRSGVSLFSMNKERDAENNELSKTDVPRIDSPGFIDSTGCGDVFAASYFYKNAELKLADSLAALNFANKMASINASLHGVEDLPKLTEL; this is encoded by the coding sequence TTGAAACTGGCAGTCATCGGTGAGCCCTGCATGGATTATATTCATAAAGGAGCTTTTACCACTCAAAAACAGTTCGGGGGAATTCTTTACTCACTTGTTTCACTTGCGGTAATTTCCAAAGGAAATGCGGTTGTTTATCCCGTTATGAACCTCGGAGAAGATGAGTTTGAAAATGTAACAGGGTTTCTGAAAACAATTGGCAACATTGATCTTTCTTATATAAAGAAAACTTCACATAAAACCAGGGTTGTAAATCTATTTTACAAGGATAAGGATTCTGTTCTGAACGTATCCACTAAAAAAACATATGACCGTGAAGAAAATTCTACTGAACCTACGTTGCCTGTTCAATATGAACAGGTTAAGGAGCTCCTTCCGGAACTCGATGGAATTCTTGTTAACCTGGTATCAGGTGTAGATCTTGCGCTGGAATCTCTGCAGAAAATAAGAAGTAATTTTAACGGATATATTCATATGGATCTCCATAACCTTGTAATGCAGACATTTCCGGACGGAACACGTAAACAAATGCCTGTTGCCAAATGGCAAAGCTGGGTTTCCAGGCCGGATACACTGCAAATGAATGAATCTGAGCTGAACATTTTAACCGGTGAAAATGTAACCGAGTACCAAACAGCAGCGAAGATATTAAGCAGCGGTTATACAAGGTCACTTGTCGTTACAAGAGGGCGCTCAGGTGTCAGCCTCTTTAGTATGAATAAAGAACGTGATGCTGAAAACAACGAGCTTTCTAAAACTGATGTTCCCAGAATTGACAGTCCGGGTTTTATAGATTCAACCGGCTGCGGTGATGTTTTTGCAGCAAGCTATTTTTACAAAAATGCCGAGCTTAAGCTCGCCGATTCATTAGCCGCATTAAATTTTGCAAATAAAATGGCAAGTATAAATGCTTCGCTTCACGGAGTAGAAGATCTGCCAAAGCTTACAGAACTTTGA
- the uvrA gene encoding excinuclease ABC subunit UvrA: protein MSFLDKISIQGARVHNLKNIDIDIPRDKFVVITGISGSGKSSLAFDTIYAEGQRRFVETLSAYARQFIGGIERPDVDKIEGLSPSISIEQKTISHNPRSTVGTVTEIYDFLRLLYAKCGTQHCTNCGQPVQRQSVQQIIDHIRENLDTRRINILAPVVKGRKGHYRELFEQIEKDGFTKVRVDKVIKDITPKMKLDRYKIHDIEIVVDRIMVTKATSLRLTDSIETALRFGGGIVIITESDSDGTKDMLFSEKLACPSCGIGFDEPAPNSFSFNSPYGWCPDCLGLGARKELDERLIITDHDLSISEGAIAPLGKPRTNWTFTVLKQLIESWGYDFDTPLKKLTKDELEIIMNGDSQKRNYKYVDSRGIQREYSHKFQGVKKIILDYYRNQTSEYISNWAESFMTSNTCDTCKGGKLKASSLAVLIESDSGKKNIYEVSLLSIKKAREYFDTLILNERQQIIAKQILKEIKMRLEFMLNVGLDYLSLDRNARTLSGGEAQRIKLATQIGSQLRGVLYILDEPSIGLHQRDNELLIRSLKNLRDIGNTVIVVEHDKQMMEEADFVVDLGPGAGEHGGKIVAFGKPGSLNGNSLTSLYISGKKNIEVPKKRRIGNGQSLVLKGASGNNLKKVNLTVPLGKFICITGVSGSGKSSLINETLYRVLSRKFFKTPEPPLPYDTIEGLKNVNKVIEVDQSPIGRTPRSNPATYTGLFTFIRDLFATLPEAKIRGYKVGRFSFNVKGGRCEACEGGGLKKIEMNFLPDVYVTCDVCRGKRYNRETLEVRYKGKNISDVLEMTVEEAVSFFEAIPSLKRKLQTLYDVGLGYIRLGQSAVTLSGGEAQRVKLSTELSKIQTGKTIYILDEPTTGLHFEDISMLLKVLNQLVDKGNSVIVIEHNLDVIKTADWIIDLGPEGGEAGGKIIAEGTPEDIVKKYMKDSVTAKFLKPELK, encoded by the coding sequence TTGTCATTCTTAGATAAAATATCCATACAGGGCGCGCGTGTTCACAATTTAAAGAATATCGATATCGATATTCCGCGCGATAAATTTGTTGTGATAACCGGCATATCCGGCTCGGGAAAGTCGTCGCTTGCTTTTGATACCATTTACGCTGAAGGCCAGCGCAGGTTCGTTGAAACCCTTTCGGCATATGCCCGCCAGTTCATTGGCGGGATTGAACGCCCTGATGTTGATAAAATTGAAGGGCTTTCGCCATCAATTTCGATCGAACAAAAAACAATTTCACACAACCCGCGTTCTACTGTTGGTACTGTAACTGAAATTTACGATTTCTTAAGGCTGCTTTATGCTAAGTGCGGCACACAGCATTGTACAAACTGCGGACAGCCCGTACAAAGGCAAAGTGTACAGCAGATAATAGATCATATCAGGGAAAATCTTGATACAAGAAGAATAAATATCCTGGCTCCCGTAGTTAAAGGCAGAAAAGGCCATTACCGCGAGCTCTTCGAGCAGATTGAAAAAGACGGCTTCACAAAAGTAAGGGTAGATAAAGTCATTAAAGATATTACTCCCAAAATGAAGCTTGACCGTTATAAGATACATGATATCGAAATTGTTGTTGATAGAATTATGGTCACAAAAGCCACTTCTCTCAGGCTGACTGATTCCATAGAAACAGCACTGCGCTTCGGTGGCGGCATTGTTATTATTACAGAATCAGACAGCGACGGCACAAAAGATATGCTGTTCAGCGAAAAGCTTGCATGCCCATCCTGCGGAATAGGCTTTGATGAACCGGCGCCAAATTCATTTTCTTTCAACTCACCTTACGGCTGGTGCCCTGATTGCCTTGGGCTGGGGGCACGTAAAGAGCTTGATGAAAGGCTGATAATTACCGATCATGACCTCTCAATTTCAGAAGGCGCTATTGCGCCGCTTGGCAAGCCAAGGACTAACTGGACCTTCACAGTTTTAAAACAGCTCATTGAATCATGGGGATATGATTTTGATACCCCGCTGAAAAAGCTTACGAAAGATGAGCTTGAGATAATTATGAACGGCGACAGCCAGAAGCGAAATTACAAGTATGTTGATTCCCGCGGTATTCAAAGGGAATATTCCCATAAGTTCCAGGGTGTTAAAAAAATAATTTTAGATTATTACCGCAACCAGACCTCAGAATATATTTCCAACTGGGCAGAAAGCTTCATGACATCCAATACCTGCGATACCTGCAAAGGCGGCAAGCTAAAGGCTTCAAGCCTTGCAGTGCTTATAGAATCAGACTCCGGCAAAAAGAACATATATGAAGTTTCGCTTCTTTCAATAAAAAAGGCGCGTGAATATTTTGATACGTTAATATTAAATGAACGCCAGCAGATAATAGCTAAACAAATTCTTAAAGAAATTAAAATGCGGCTTGAGTTCATGCTTAATGTAGGGCTCGATTATTTATCACTAGATAGAAATGCACGAACACTCTCAGGCGGCGAAGCCCAAAGGATCAAGCTCGCAACACAGATAGGCTCACAGCTTCGAGGGGTTCTTTATATACTTGATGAGCCAAGCATCGGACTTCATCAGCGTGATAATGAGTTGTTGATAAGATCACTTAAGAACCTGCGTGATATAGGCAATACTGTTATAGTTGTAGAGCATGATAAGCAAATGATGGAAGAAGCTGATTTCGTTGTGGATCTGGGTCCGGGTGCAGGCGAGCATGGCGGAAAAATTGTAGCCTTCGGCAAACCCGGCTCATTGAATGGCAACTCCCTTACTTCGCTGTATATATCAGGTAAAAAAAATATCGAAGTCCCCAAAAAGCGCAGGATAGGCAACGGCCAGTCACTTGTTCTCAAAGGCGCATCCGGAAATAACCTTAAAAAAGTTAACCTGACTGTTCCTTTAGGTAAATTCATCTGTATAACTGGAGTAAGCGGTTCAGGCAAATCATCGCTTATCAATGAAACCCTCTACAGGGTGCTTTCAAGGAAATTTTTTAAAACCCCCGAGCCTCCGCTTCCGTATGATACAATTGAAGGGCTTAAGAATGTTAACAAAGTAATTGAAGTTGACCAGTCGCCTATTGGCAGAACTCCGCGCAGCAATCCCGCGACATATACGGGTTTATTCACATTCATTCGTGATCTTTTTGCAACTCTGCCTGAAGCAAAAATACGCGGCTATAAGGTCGGCAGGTTCAGCTTTAATGTAAAAGGCGGCAGGTGTGAAGCCTGTGAAGGCGGCGGTTTGAAGAAGATCGAAATGAACTTTCTGCCTGATGTGTATGTAACCTGTGATGTTTGCCGCGGCAAAAGATATAACCGCGAAACCCTTGAAGTTCGTTATAAGGGCAAAAATATTTCTGATGTGCTTGAAATGACTGTTGAAGAAGCAGTCAGCTTCTTTGAAGCTATTCCTTCGCTTAAGCGCAAGCTTCAGACATTGTATGATGTGGGTCTTGGTTATATAAGGCTTGGCCAGTCAGCAGTGACACTATCAGGCGGAGAGGCGCAGCGCGTTAAGCTTTCAACTGAGCTTTCAAAAATTCAAACCGGGAAAACAATTTATATACTGGATGAACCTACAACAGGCCTGCATTTCGAAGATATCAGCATGCTTCTGAAGGTTCTGAACCAGCTTGTTGATAAAGGTAATTCCGTTATTGTGATTGAACATAACCTTGACGTGATAAAAACCGCTGACTGGATAATAGATCTTGGTCCTGAAGGAGGCGAAGCCGGTGGAAAAATTATTGCTGAAGGCACTCCCGAAGATATTGTAAAAAAATACATGAAAGATTCCGTTACAGCGAAATTCCTGAAGCCTGAATTGAAGTAA